The Saccopteryx leptura isolate mSacLep1 chromosome 2, mSacLep1_pri_phased_curated, whole genome shotgun sequence genome has a window encoding:
- the LOC136392107 gene encoding tubulin gamma-1 chain: protein MPREIITLQLGQCGNQIGFEFWKQLCAEHGISPEGIVEEFATEGTDRKDVFFYQADDEHYIPRAVLLDLEPRVIHSILNSPYAKLYNPENIYLSEHGGGAGNNWASGFSQGEKIHEDIFDIIDREADGSDSLEGFVLCHSIAGGTGSGLGSYLLERLNDRYPKKLVQTYSVFPNQDEMSDVVVQPYNSLLTLKRLTQNADCVVVLDNTALNRIATDRLHIQNPSFSQINQLVSTIMSASTTTLRYPGYMNNDLIGLIASLIPTPRLHFLMTGYTPLTTDQSVASVRKTTVLDVMRRLLQPKNVMVSTGRDRQTNHCYIAILNIIQGEVDPTQVHKSLQRIRERKLANFIPWGPASIQVALSRKSPYLPSAHRVSGLMMANHTSISSLFERTCRQYDKLRKREAFLEQFRKEDIFKENFDELDTSREIVQQLIDEYHAATRPDYISWGTQEQ from the exons ATGCCGAGGGAAATCATCACCCTACAGTTGGGCCAGTGCGGCAATCAGA tTGGGTTCGAGTTCTGGAAACAACTGTGCGCGGAGCATGGTATCAGCCCCGAGGGCATCGTGGAGGAATTCGCCACCGAGGGCACTGACCGCAAGGACGTCTTTTTCTACCAG GCAGACGATGAGCACTACATCCCCAGGGCCGTGTTGCTGgacctggagccccgggtgatcCACTCCATCCTCAACTCCCCCTATGCCAAGCTCTACAACCCAGAGAACATCTACCTGTCAGAGCATGGAGGAGGAGCTGGCAATAACTGGGCCAGTGGATTCTCCCAG GGAGAGAAGATCCATGAGGACATTTTTGATATCATAGACCGGGAGGCAGATGGCAGTGACAGTCTAGAG GGCTTTGTGTTGTGTCACTCCATCGCTGGGGGGACAGGCTCTGGCTTAGGCTCCTACCTCTTAGAACGGCTGAACGACAG ATACCCCAAGAAGCTGGTGCAGACAtactcagtgtttcccaaccagGACGAGATGAGCGATGTGGTGGTCCAGCCCTACAACTCACTGCTCACACTCAAGAGGCTGACCCAGAATGCAGACTGTGTG GTGGTGCTGGACAACACAGCCCTGAACAGGATCGCCACAGACCGCCTGCACATCCAGAACCCATCCTTCTCCCAGATCaaccagctg GTATCCACCATCATGTCGGCCAGCACCACCACCCTGCGCTACCCTGGCTACATGAACAACGACCTCATCGGCCTCATCGCCTCGCTCATTCCCACACCACGCCTCCATTTCCTCATGACTGGTTACACCCCCCTCACCACAGACCAGTCG GTGGCCAGTGTGAGGAAGACCACGGTCCTGGATGTCATGAGGCGGCTGCTACAGCCCAAGAACGTGATGGTGTCCACCGGCCGGGATCGCCAGACCAACCACTGCTACATTGCCATCCTCAACATCATCCAGGGGGAGGTGGATCCCACTCAG GTGCACAAGAGCCTGCAGAGGATCCGGGAACGGAAGTTGGCCAACTTCATCCCCTGGGGCCCAGCCAGCATCCAGGTGGCCCTGTCCAGGAAGTCTCCCTACCTGCCGTCTGCCCACCGTGTCAGCGGGCTCATGATGGCCAACCATACCAGCATCTCCTCG CTCTTTGAGCGGACCTGCCGCCAGTACGACAAGCTACGGAAGCGGGAAGCCTTCCTGGAGCAGTTCCGCAAGGAGGACATCTTCAAGGAGAACTTTGATGAGCTGGACACGTCCAGGGAGATTGTACAGCAGCTCATCGACGAGTACCACGCTGCCACGCGGCCAGACTACATCTCCTGGGGCACCCAGGAGCAGTGA